In a genomic window of Tissierella sp. Yu-01:
- a CDS encoding efflux RND transporter periplasmic adaptor subunit, which produces MLRIKKITLIILIIYMGVFGASCSKGEDISAVQEVDLSDEAQTVEAFGVIRVDESKDVIIDFPAIVQEVIAKEGQHLGLYDPILTLDLSDYENLLQDKRNELNIARLEYQRADASLKGLSIENIDIQLNKLESDLELAKKSYEQTLEEHNSIEKLYEMGAVSKENLQQSKLGLDEALNKVEAIEYERQLVTSRYERELDQLSTRQDTERYQVSIQNERIQQIENNLATLEDKVNKPYFLDSQIVSEFENAAIYDIAYSSGSMTDATQKAFTIVNLDSLIVEADVVEEFISDVKVGASVRIVPIADRTREYTGSVIYISKMAFTKNGETEVPIRISIDNMDSFLLPNYNVDIYIDVK; this is translated from the coding sequence GTGTTAAGGATTAAAAAGATAACTTTAATTATATTAATTATATATATGGGGGTCTTTGGAGCAAGTTGTAGTAAGGGTGAAGATATATCTGCTGTTCAAGAAGTTGATTTATCTGATGAAGCACAGACGGTAGAGGCCTTTGGAGTGATAAGAGTAGATGAATCAAAGGATGTTATTATAGATTTTCCAGCTATAGTTCAGGAAGTTATAGCAAAGGAAGGGCAGCATTTAGGATTATATGATCCTATTTTAACTTTGGACTTATCAGATTATGAAAATTTATTACAAGATAAGAGAAATGAGTTAAACATTGCAAGGCTTGAATACCAAAGAGCTGATGCAAGTCTCAAGGGACTTTCCATAGAAAACATAGATATACAGCTTAATAAGCTTGAAAGTGATTTAGAGTTAGCTAAAAAGTCCTACGAGCAAACATTAGAAGAGCATAATTCTATAGAAAAACTATATGAAATGGGAGCTGTTTCTAAGGAAAATCTACAACAGTCTAAATTAGGTTTAGATGAGGCTCTGAATAAAGTAGAGGCTATTGAATATGAGCGACAATTGGTCACTAGTAGATATGAAAGAGAACTAGACCAGCTAAGTACTAGACAGGATACGGAAAGATACCAAGTATCCATTCAAAATGAACGAATACAACAGATTGAAAACAACCTAGCCACATTAGAAGATAAAGTTAATAAGCCATATTTTTTAGATAGTCAGATTGTATCGGAATTTGAAAATGCTGCTATTTACGATATTGCATATAGCTCAGGTAGTATGACTGATGCCACTCAGAAAGCATTTACCATAGTGAACCTAGATAGTTTAATTGTTGAAGCTGATGTAGTTGAAGAATTTATCAGTGATGTAAAAGTAGGAGCATCCGTTAGAATAGTACCAATAGCTGATAGGACCAGAGAATACACTGGCAGTGTTATATACATTTCTAAAATGGCTTTTACTAAAAACGGTGAGACAGAAGTACCTATTAGAATTTCCATAGATAATATGGATTCATTTTTGTTGCCGAACTATAATGTAGATATTTATATAGATGTAAAATAG
- a CDS encoding Ku protein, producing MAVAHKGAISFGLVNIPVDLYTATQDVGIRFNQLHKACKQRIKYKKVCPNCNISDLKPEDIVKGYEYEKDRYVIMENEDFENIKTEKDKSITILHFADLEQIDPIFFEKTYYVTPNGSDKAYALLKTALESERKVAIAKTVLGTKETLVTIRPAKEGLIIETMYFLEEIKAIPKPVANIEVVPAELDMAKMLINNMTAEFKPEEYNDTYTERLKDAIEKKINGQEVVEAMPQPKSNVIDLMDALKQSVQATRKAQ from the coding sequence ATGGCAGTTGCACATAAAGGAGCAATTTCTTTTGGATTAGTTAATATTCCAGTGGATTTATATACAGCAACCCAGGATGTAGGAATAAGGTTTAATCAATTGCATAAGGCATGTAAACAGAGAATTAAATATAAAAAGGTTTGTCCAAATTGTAATATAAGTGACTTAAAGCCCGAAGATATAGTAAAAGGATATGAATATGAGAAGGATAGATATGTAATAATGGAAAATGAGGATTTTGAGAATATAAAAACAGAAAAGGACAAATCAATTACAATACTTCATTTTGCTGATTTAGAACAGATTGATCCAATATTTTTTGAGAAGACCTATTATGTTACTCCCAACGGAAGTGACAAGGCTTATGCCCTATTAAAGACTGCATTAGAAAGCGAACGTAAGGTTGCAATAGCTAAGACAGTATTAGGAACTAAGGAAACATTAGTGACCATTAGGCCAGCCAAGGAGGGACTAATTATTGAAACTATGTATTTCTTAGAGGAGATTAAAGCAATACCAAAGCCTGTAGCAAACATTGAGGTGGTTCCTGCAGAGCTTGATATGGCTAAGATGTTAATAAATAATATGACTGCTGAATTTAAACCTGAAGAATATAATGATACTTACACTGAGAGATTAAAGGATGCAATAGAGAAGAAGATAAACGGTCAGGAAGTAGTGGAAGCAATGCCACAACCAAAGTCAAATGTAATAGATTTAATGGATGCGTTAAAACAAAGTGTTCAAGCTACTAGAAAGGCACAATAA
- a CDS encoding pyruvate carboxylase — protein MSKFKKVLVANRGEIAIRIIRACGELGIRSVAIYSEEDKNSLFRTKADESYLIGKNKGPIEAYLSIDEIIQLSLKKGVDAIHPGYGFLSENSEFAKKCEEVGLVFIGPDYEMMQKLGDKIKSKIVANSVGVPTIPGIDKAVSSEEEAINFARFSGYPVILKASAGGGGRGMRVVKDESSLIEEYHNAKNEAKKSFGIDDIFIEKYLDKPKHIEVQVMGDKYGNVVHLYERDCSIQRRHQKVVEFTPAFGITDEQRKAICEDAVKIVKSIDYCSVGTVEFLLDSTGQHYFIEVNPRIQVEHTITEMVTGIDIVQTQILIAEGYALNSPEIGIYSQDDISPRGFAIQCRVTTEDPLNNFAPDTGIIDTYRTGSGFGIRLDGGSGFTGANISPYYDSLLVKVTSHSRTFDDAAKKAIRALKEILIRGVKTNIPLLINILNNEEFLRGKCNTGFLTFNPSIFDINIKSDVELKILNYIGEKVVNETKGNKPDFDIPKIPKVKRPDIQYGTKQILDEKGPEGLVQWIKDSEKLLITDTTMRDAHQSLMATRMRTIDMYNIAKATSVLAGDLFSLEMWGGATFDVAYRFLHESPWERLEMLRKKIPNILFQMLFRGANAVGYKNYPDNVVRAMIRKSAESGIDVFRIFDSLNWLKGMEIAIDEVLKTDKIAEACICYTGDILDENRDKYNLEYYIKTAKELEKTGAHIIGIKDMAALLKPRAAYKLVKALKEEIGIPIHLHTHDTSGNGVATVLMASMAGVDIVDTAFNSMSGLTSQPALNSVVAALEFTERSTDLNLENLEKISEYWESIRPVYAKFESGLKSGSASIYKYEIPGGQYSNLKPQVESFGIGHRFDDVKEMFKEVNDMLGDIVKVTPSSKAVGDMAIFMVQNDLNKDNIIEKGKDMAFPDSIVSYFEGMMGQPLGGFPVELQNIVLKGKEPITCRPGELLTPVDFDETKDHLEEKYNRKFDEKEILSYILYPKVFEDYLKDLKEQGNLSRIASHVFFYGLREGETSEVQIAEGKTLIVKLLEIGKVDNEGNRVLIFEVNDSTRVVKISDKNSNITKDIIVKQKANPDDISEIGASIPGRVAKILVNVGDKVSMNQTVVIIEAMKMETRVTSSMDGIVKSIGIKEGQLIESGELLMRLENK, from the coding sequence ATTTCTAAATTTAAGAAGGTATTGGTAGCAAACAGAGGCGAAATTGCCATAAGAATCATTCGTGCATGTGGAGAATTAGGTATTAGAAGTGTTGCAATCTACTCTGAAGAAGATAAGAATTCACTTTTTAGAACTAAGGCTGACGAATCCTATCTAATCGGAAAGAATAAAGGTCCTATTGAGGCATATTTAAGTATAGATGAAATCATCCAACTTTCTTTGAAGAAAGGAGTTGATGCCATACATCCTGGTTACGGTTTTTTATCAGAAAACTCAGAGTTTGCTAAAAAGTGCGAGGAAGTAGGTTTAGTATTTATTGGTCCTGATTATGAAATGATGCAGAAGTTAGGAGATAAAATAAAATCTAAGATTGTAGCTAATTCTGTAGGCGTGCCTACAATACCAGGAATCGATAAGGCAGTTTCTTCTGAAGAGGAAGCAATAAACTTCGCAAGATTCAGCGGATATCCAGTTATTTTAAAAGCATCTGCTGGTGGTGGCGGTAGAGGTATGCGAGTAGTGAAGGATGAAAGCAGCTTAATAGAGGAATATCATAATGCTAAGAACGAGGCGAAAAAATCCTTTGGTATAGATGATATATTTATTGAGAAATATTTAGATAAACCAAAACATATTGAAGTCCAGGTAATGGGTGATAAATACGGAAATGTAGTACACCTTTATGAAAGGGACTGTTCAATTCAAAGAAGACATCAAAAGGTAGTAGAATTTACTCCTGCTTTTGGAATTACAGATGAGCAGAGAAAGGCCATATGTGAAGATGCAGTAAAGATAGTTAAATCCATTGATTATTGTAGCGTAGGTACTGTGGAGTTTCTGCTAGATAGTACAGGACAACATTATTTTATAGAGGTAAATCCAAGAATTCAAGTAGAGCATACTATTACAGAAATGGTAACTGGAATTGACATCGTTCAAACACAGATTTTAATAGCTGAAGGGTATGCTTTAAATTCACCTGAAATAGGAATATATAGTCAAGATGATATATCACCAAGGGGTTTTGCAATACAATGTAGAGTTACGACTGAAGATCCTTTAAATAACTTTGCACCTGATACTGGTATAATAGATACATATAGGACAGGATCAGGATTTGGAATCAGACTTGATGGTGGTAGTGGATTTACAGGTGCTAATATTAGTCCATATTATGATAGCCTATTAGTAAAGGTTACTTCACACTCAAGAACCTTTGATGATGCTGCTAAGAAGGCAATAAGAGCACTAAAGGAAATATTAATTCGAGGCGTTAAGACAAATATCCCTTTATTGATCAATATCCTAAATAATGAGGAGTTTTTGAGGGGAAAATGTAATACAGGATTTCTTACATTTAACCCTTCTATATTCGACATAAATATTAAATCTGATGTTGAACTTAAGATTTTGAATTATATTGGTGAAAAAGTCGTAAATGAGACTAAAGGTAATAAGCCTGATTTCGACATCCCTAAGATACCTAAGGTAAAAAGACCTGATATTCAGTATGGAACTAAGCAAATCCTTGATGAAAAAGGACCAGAAGGTTTAGTTCAGTGGATAAAGGATTCTGAAAAATTATTAATAACAGATACAACAATGAGGGATGCGCATCAATCATTGATGGCTACTAGAATGAGAACAATTGATATGTATAATATAGCAAAGGCCACTTCTGTATTGGCAGGAGACCTATTTTCACTAGAGATGTGGGGAGGAGCCACTTTTGATGTAGCATATAGATTTTTACATGAATCTCCTTGGGAAAGACTTGAAATGCTTCGTAAGAAGATACCAAATATCCTATTCCAAATGTTATTTAGAGGTGCTAATGCAGTAGGGTATAAGAACTATCCGGATAATGTTGTAAGGGCTATGATAAGGAAATCCGCAGAAAGTGGAATTGATGTATTTAGAATTTTCGACTCACTTAATTGGCTAAAGGGCATGGAAATAGCCATAGATGAAGTTCTGAAAACAGATAAAATAGCAGAGGCTTGCATATGTTATACAGGAGATATACTAGATGAAAATAGAGATAAGTACAATCTTGAATATTATATAAAGACAGCAAAAGAACTAGAAAAAACAGGAGCACATATCATTGGAATAAAGGATATGGCGGCATTGTTAAAACCAAGGGCTGCATATAAGCTTGTGAAAGCACTTAAGGAAGAGATAGGTATTCCTATTCATCTTCATACTCATGACACTAGTGGAAATGGAGTGGCTACAGTATTAATGGCTTCTATGGCTGGAGTTGATATCGTAGATACTGCTTTTAATAGTATGTCAGGGTTAACAAGTCAGCCTGCTTTAAACTCTGTAGTAGCAGCTTTAGAATTTACTGAGAGATCTACAGATCTAAACCTTGAAAATCTAGAAAAGATATCAGAATACTGGGAAAGTATACGACCTGTATATGCTAAATTTGAATCAGGCTTAAAATCTGGCTCGGCTTCAATCTACAAATACGAGATACCTGGTGGTCAGTATTCAAATCTAAAGCCTCAGGTGGAAAGCTTTGGCATAGGCCATAGATTCGATGATGTAAAGGAAATGTTTAAAGAAGTTAATGATATGCTTGGTGATATAGTTAAGGTAACCCCATCATCAAAAGCAGTTGGTGATATGGCAATTTTTATGGTTCAAAATGATTTGAATAAGGATAATATCATTGAAAAGGGAAAAGATATGGCATTTCCAGATTCGATAGTGTCATATTTTGAAGGAATGATGGGTCAGCCACTTGGTGGTTTCCCGGTGGAATTACAGAACATAGTTCTAAAGGGTAAAGAACCAATTACTTGCAGACCGGGTGAACTCTTGACTCCAGTGGACTTTGATGAAACTAAAGACCACCTGGAAGAGAAATACAATAGAAAATTTGATGAAAAAGAAATATTATCATATATTCTATATCCTAAGGTATTTGAGGACTATTTAAAGGATTTAAAGGAACAGGGGAATTTATCGAGAATTGCTAGTCATGTATTTTTTTATGGTTTAAGAGAAGGAGAAACCAGTGAAGTCCAAATTGCTGAAGGTAAGACTTTAATAGTAAAACTTTTGGAGATAGGTAAAGTAGATAATGAAGGAAATAGAGTATTGATTTTTGAAGTAAATGATAGTACTAGAGTAGTTAAAATTTCAGATAAGAACAGTAATATTACTAAAGATATAATTGTAAAACAAAAAGCAAATCCTGATGATATATCTGAAATTGGAGCTAGTATACCTGGAAGGGTGGCAAAGATACTAGTTAACGTAGGAGACAAAGTATCGATGAATCAAACAGTGGTCATAATAGAAGCAATGAAGATGGAAACAAGAGTTACATCTTCTATGGATGGAATTGTTAAATCTATAGGAATTAAAGAAGGACAATTAATAGAAAGCGGAGAATTATTAATGAGACTAGAAAATAAATAA
- a CDS encoding VOC family protein — MEYKFLHTCIRVMDLEKSLKFYKEALGLVETRRKDFPEDEFTLVYLSDADGKFELELTYNYNPEKPYVIGDGYSHLAMSVKDLESSRQKHLEMGYEVTELSGLPGDPPKFYFVTDPDGYDIEIIRAK; from the coding sequence ATGGAATATAAGTTTCTTCATACTTGTATTAGAGTTATGGATTTAGAAAAATCTTTAAAATTCTATAAGGAAGCATTAGGTTTAGTTGAAACAAGAAGAAAGGACTTCCCAGAGGATGAATTTACATTAGTATATCTAAGTGATGCTGATGGTAAATTTGAACTAGAGTTGACCTATAATTATAATCCTGAGAAGCCATACGTAATTGGGGATGGATATAGCCATTTGGCCATGTCAGTAAAGGATTTAGAATCATCAAGGCAAAAACATCTAGAAATGGGCTATGAGGTAACAGAATTATCAGGTCTACCAGGAGATCCACCAAAGTTCTATTTTGTAACTGATCCTGATGGATACGATATAGAAATCATCAGAGCGAAATAA